One window from the genome of Eucalyptus grandis isolate ANBG69807.140 chromosome 7, ASM1654582v1, whole genome shotgun sequence encodes:
- the LOC104455847 gene encoding 4-coumarate--CoA ligase-like 5: protein MSIEEGCSVPNEETRQRSHSVHRTSGFDPRTEIFNSLVELNERQKILTDRNLDVASCVLSQFPHALAESRIALIDAATNCQISYAHLYRSIRSLAYGLYHAVGVRKGDVVFLVAPNSLLYPTISLAILSVGAILTPANPLNTTLEIAKQVADSGAKLAICAPEELHKLIPTKLPTMLTTKTSDGTLLSAEEFIECFDPIDLPLERPTQADTAAVLYSSGTTGTSKGVILTHANLISVISLLKWSVSQSSSQDDVFLCFIPMFHIYGLAFFVLGLFCSGITTVVMQRFDFQAMLDVIKVHRVNNIPAVPPVILALVKHASNMKCDLSSLRRVGSGAAPLSKEVTDGFREKFPWVELRQGYGLTETCGAASFFALDEDAKAHSGSCGSLLPHFSAKIVDIETGSPLSPNKEGELWLRSPTIMKGYLRNEEATTATLDPEGWLRTGDLGYFDEDGFLYIVDRIKELIKHNGYQVAPAELEALLLSHPQIVDAAVIPLENEEAGQVPMAYVVKASGSELTENQVIRFIADQVAPYKKVRRVGFISTIPKSAAGKILRKQLISQTQQQLNSRL from the exons ATGTCAATTGAAGAAGGGTGCTCTGTTCCCAACGAAGAAACAAGACAACGCAGCCACTCTGTTCATAGAACAAGTGGTTTCGATCCAAGAACTGAAATCTTCAACTCTCTCGTCGAACTTAATGAGCGCCAAAAAATCCTGACCGATCGCAACCTCGACGTTGCTTCATGCGTGCTCTCGCAATTCCCACATGCTCTTGCTGAGTCGCGTATCGCACTGATTGATGCGGCCACAAACTGCCAGATCTCATATGCACATCTCTACCGCTCCATCAGATCTCTCGCCTATGGATTGTATCATGCAGTCGGGGTCAGAAAAGGCGATGTGGTCTTCCTGGTGGCACCGAACTCGCTCCTTTACCCGACTATAAGTCTTGCCATACTATCGGTCGGTGCGATTCTCACTCCAGCTAATCCGCTAAATACCACACTGGAAATAGCTAAGCAAGTGGCTGATTCCGGAGCGAAGCTGGCAATATGTGCACCGGAAGAGCTACATAAGTTGATACCAACCAAGCTTCCTACTATGCTAACAACCAAAACATCGGATGGCACTTTGCTTTCTGCGGAAGAATTCATAGAATGCTTCGACCCAATTGATCTTCCCCTAGAAAGGCCGACTCAAGCGGATACTGCGGCTGTCCTCTACTCCTCAGGAACCACTGGCACTAGCAAAGGCGTCATATTGACTCATGCGAACTTGATATCCGTCATCTCGCTACTAAAATGGTCAGTCAGTCAATCCTCGTCCCAAGACGACGTGTTCCTATGCTTTATCCCTATGTTCCACATTTATGGGCTTGCTTTCTTCGTGCTCGGGTTGTTCTGCTCAGGAATCACTACAGTTGTGATGCAGAGATTCGACTTCCAGGCCATGCTCGATGTCATTAAAGTGCATCGAGTCAATAACATCCCTGCGGTGCCCCCAGTGATTCTTGCACTCGTGAAGCACGCCAGTAACATGAAATGTGACCTCTCGTCACTTCGAAGAGTGGGTTCTGGGGCAGCACCACTGAGCAAAGAGGTGACTGATGGGTTCCGAGAGAAGTTCCCATGGGTCGAGCTGAGGCAAGGGTATGGGCTAACCGAAACATGCGGTGCAGCCTCTTTTTTTGCATTGGATGAGGATGCAAAGGCCCATTCTGGATCTTGTGGGAGTTTGCTACCACACTTCTCGGCCAAAATTGTCGATATCGAAACCGGGTCACCTTTGTCACCTAACAAGGAGGGAGAGCTGTGGCTGAGAAGTCCTACAATAATGAAAGGTTATCTGCGGAACGAGGAAGCAACGACTGCGACGCTAGATCCCGAAGGGTGGTTAAGGACTGGTGATCTCGGTTATTTCGATGAAGATGGGTTTCTTTACATTGTTGACAGGATAAAGGAGCTGATCAAGCACAATGGTTATCAG GTTGCTCCTGCAGAACTGGAAGCTCTACTACTCAGCCATCCTCAGATTGTTGATGCAGCTGTCATACC ATTAGAGAATGAGGAAGCAGGACAAGTACCAATGGCATATGTAGTTAAAGCATCCGGTTCGGAACTTACTGAGAACCAAGTCATTCGATTCATTGCTGACCAG GTTGCGCCATACAAGAAAGTGAGAAGGGTGGGGTTCATCAGCACCATTCCAAAATCTGCTGCAGGGAAAATCTTGAGGAAGCAGCTGATTTCACAAACCCAACAACAACTCAATTCTAGATTGTGA